A single region of the Gammaproteobacteria bacterium genome encodes:
- a CDS encoding fasciclin domain-containing protein produces MKAIYKSLTVALLATTLVACSTSDDDDNNDLRAIDPGNIVEVAEANGSFTTLVAALKASGLDAVLADETRDFTVFAPTDAAFTAALADLGITAADLLASPNLADILLYHVVADAEIDSSAAVAAAGTTVTTANTDDIGVSLQGMDLFINASRVETPDIDANNGVIHVIDAVLLPTVDDPASGTIAAVAAANGSFDTLVLALQTANLDTVLADAAGKFTVFAPTDAAFYTFLTDAGITANDLLASPDLADILLYHVISGAEVNAAAATAIAGNTVEMGNTDNMALSLSGTDLFANLSKISALNVDASNGIIHVIDTVLTPPADAAAPTQTITQIAQASGNFTTLVLALQAAGLDATLNDASGDFTVFAPTDAAFTALLHHLGISAADLLASPDLSKILLKHVVSGSVDSVTAFTLNGAEVMTLNPDGETVEFEIDSGQFTVDGAQVTTFDIVATNGIIHVIDAVITLD; encoded by the coding sequence ATGAAAGCCATCTACAAATCCCTGACAGTTGCGTTGCTCGCAACCACGCTGGTCGCGTGCAGCACCAGCGACGACGACGATAATAATGACCTGCGCGCAATTGACCCGGGTAACATCGTGGAAGTTGCTGAGGCTAACGGTTCATTTACAACGCTAGTTGCTGCTCTGAAAGCATCTGGCCTGGACGCCGTCCTGGCTGACGAAACACGAGACTTCACCGTTTTTGCTCCAACGGACGCAGCGTTCACAGCCGCATTGGCTGATTTGGGGATAACCGCTGCCGACTTGTTAGCATCGCCAAATCTTGCTGACATCCTGCTTTACCATGTCGTGGCGGATGCAGAGATTGATTCCTCCGCAGCAGTCGCCGCCGCTGGAACCACTGTGACCACGGCGAACACGGATGACATTGGCGTCTCCCTGCAGGGCATGGATCTGTTCATCAATGCGTCCCGGGTAGAAACGCCTGACATTGACGCAAACAACGGCGTGATCCACGTGATTGACGCAGTTTTGTTGCCAACCGTGGACGATCCGGCTTCAGGCACGATTGCTGCCGTTGCAGCCGCGAATGGTAGCTTTGACACTCTGGTGCTCGCGCTGCAAACAGCTAACCTGGATACGGTGCTCGCCGATGCGGCCGGAAAATTTACCGTGTTTGCCCCGACCGACGCGGCATTCTACACCTTTCTGACAGATGCGGGAATCACTGCTAATGACTTGTTGGCTTCGCCAGATCTGGCTGACATTCTGCTGTACCATGTAATATCGGGTGCGGAAGTGAATGCCGCCGCGGCAACCGCGATAGCTGGCAACACCGTGGAAATGGGAAATACTGATAATATGGCGCTGTCATTGAGCGGTACTGACCTGTTTGCCAACTTATCCAAAATCAGCGCACTGAATGTCGATGCCAGCAACGGTATCATTCACGTTATCGATACCGTATTGACGCCACCGGCTGATGCCGCTGCTCCGACCCAGACGATTACCCAAATCGCACAGGCGAGCGGAAACTTTACAACCCTGGTTCTGGCGCTTCAGGCTGCTGGTCTCGATGCCACACTGAACGATGCTTCAGGTGACTTCACTGTTTTTGCTCCGACAGATGCGGCCTTCACAGCACTGCTGCATCATCTGGGAATAAGTGCTGCAGATCTGCTGGCATCACCGGATCTGTCAAAGATTCTGCTGAAGCATGTCGTTTCCGGGTCTGTCGATTCAGTGACCGCCTTTACCCTCAACGGAGCCGAAGTTATGACACTCAATCCTGATGGCGAAACGGTCGAATTCGAAATCGACTCCGGTCAATTCACGGTTGATGGAGCGCAGGTCACGACCTTCGATATCGTCGCAACCAACGGTATCATTCATGTGATCGATGCGGTTATTACACTCGACTAA
- a CDS encoding universal stress protein: MIKNIVLAIDGSDPAKHAQDVAIDMASRYEASLTLVHVLTHDHPPSEFSRMAEVENLLDPKRPEVRSKEDTYKSIARFLGSVNDEKEARVIVLIGEELLKNASKSASQAGVANVTTEIRDGDFANCILDVAKKVDADIIVMGRRGLSNLKGFVTGSVSHKVSQRAECSVLTVK, from the coding sequence GTGATAAAAAACATAGTCCTTGCAATCGATGGCTCCGATCCCGCGAAACATGCCCAGGATGTGGCTATAGATATGGCTTCCAGGTACGAAGCCAGTCTAACTCTCGTTCATGTTCTGACCCATGATCATCCCCCTAGCGAATTTTCTCGCATGGCTGAAGTGGAGAACCTGCTTGACCCCAAACGGCCAGAGGTACGTAGCAAGGAAGATACATACAAGTCTATTGCTCGGTTCCTTGGAAGTGTAAACGACGAAAAGGAAGCCAGGGTAATTGTTTTAATCGGAGAGGAATTGCTAAAAAATGCATCAAAAAGTGCCAGCCAGGCCGGTGTGGCAAATGTTACGACGGAAATCCGCGACGGGGACTTTGCAAATTGTATTCTTGATGTTGCCAAAAAAGTGGATGCCGACATAATTGTTATGGGAAGGCGGGGGCTTAGTAATCTAAAAGGCTTCGTAACTGGCAGTGTTTCACACAAGGTTTCTCAACGCGCGGAATGTTCAGTACTTACTGTAAAGTAA
- a CDS encoding MBL fold metallo-hydrolase, with protein sequence MKTFLILLLMLLSQFCAATEYSPATVEMQLQALSPDVYYVQGKARVATDNQGFISNAGFIITSDGVIVFDALGTPSLAHMLLGLIRTKTDQPIKRVYASHYHADHIYGLQVLKEAGAVIYAPKGANDYLESETAAERLDERRFSLEPWVDENTILVPPDVIIESSSSFTIGGKRITINYQGKAHSDGDLILLVEPDNVLFSGDLIFEERIPFIGNGDTAHWLQTLEKLETGGLHALVPGHGPASFDPAATLSLTRRYLQFMRDTFTAGVEDLMSFDEIYAQTDWSQFEHLPTFSDGNRINAYQVFLSLEQELLNQ encoded by the coding sequence TTGAAAACCTTTTTGATCTTGCTGTTGATGCTGCTTTCACAATTTTGCGCGGCGACCGAGTATTCGCCTGCGACTGTGGAGATGCAGCTCCAGGCTTTGTCTCCCGATGTCTATTATGTTCAAGGCAAGGCGAGAGTGGCAACCGATAACCAGGGCTTCATTTCAAATGCCGGATTTATCATCACCAGTGACGGCGTTATCGTTTTCGATGCCCTCGGTACACCCTCGCTTGCGCACATGCTGCTGGGGCTGATCCGTACCAAAACAGATCAACCCATTAAACGCGTTTACGCCAGCCACTATCACGCCGATCACATCTACGGATTGCAAGTGCTCAAGGAAGCCGGAGCGGTCATCTATGCGCCCAAGGGCGCAAACGATTACCTCGAATCGGAGACCGCAGCAGAAAGGCTCGACGAACGGCGCTTTTCGCTCGAGCCCTGGGTCGACGAAAACACCATCCTGGTGCCACCGGATGTAATTATCGAATCATCCTCCAGCTTTACTATTGGCGGCAAGCGCATCACCATTAATTATCAGGGCAAGGCGCATTCGGACGGCGATCTGATCTTGCTGGTAGAGCCCGACAACGTGTTATTTTCGGGCGATCTGATTTTTGAGGAGCGCATTCCTTTTATTGGTAATGGCGACACCGCCCACTGGCTGCAGACACTCGAAAAACTCGAGACTGGCGGCTTGCACGCGTTGGTGCCGGGTCATGGCCCGGCCTCCTTCGACCCGGCCGCAACGCTCAGTCTGACGCGTCGCTATCTACAATTCATGCGCGATACTTTCACCGCCGGCGTCGAAGACTTGATGAGCTTCGACGAAATTTATGCGCAAACCGACTGGTCGCAATTCGAGCACCTGCCGACGTTTTCCGACGGCAATCGCATCAACGCCTACCAGGTATTCCTGTCGTTGGAACAAGAGCTTTTGAATCAATAA
- a CDS encoding rhodanese-like domain-containing protein, which yields MNIRYLYTALVSSLFLAPMTGSTQETRPLVGLEYLDQVNQRIHNIDTAELEILIAEEPELVVIDVRHESEVNARGGMIDARREIILPRGWLEFRMPNEVPDKDTPIVVYCGINQRSPLAAETLEKMGYSNVKNYAPGFFEWRDAGKPVKFTDRALDSMLFRKPERVVDGVWSAIGATSPGSYANSGHNNNLSFVIGASGVLVFNAGDNYLLARALHDEIRKITALPVKAVVLENGQGHAMLGSSYWQEQGVPVIAHVDTAREIELHGVEVLQRMQLRNGEKARHTRLAMPDQTFDKELVVDLGGLEVRLLYLGPAHSPGDVVAWIPAKFLVISGDMAFHQRLLPIFDHTDTAAWIETWERFAALGAKQVIPGHGEPTDMTEVTRFTRDYLVYLREKIAEVIDEGGDLQQAYNVDQSPYAHLDTFYELAIPNADRVFRAMEFE from the coding sequence ATGAATATACGATACCTCTATACCGCACTCGTCAGCTCCCTGTTTCTGGCGCCGATGACCGGCAGCACGCAGGAAACCCGCCCGCTGGTTGGACTTGAGTATCTTGATCAGGTCAATCAACGAATACACAATATCGACACCGCGGAACTCGAAATCCTGATTGCTGAGGAGCCTGAGCTCGTGGTGATCGACGTACGCCACGAAAGCGAGGTCAATGCGCGCGGCGGCATGATTGACGCCCGCCGTGAGATCATCTTGCCGCGCGGCTGGCTGGAGTTCCGCATGCCCAATGAAGTGCCCGACAAGGATACGCCGATCGTGGTTTATTGCGGTATCAACCAGCGCAGCCCGCTGGCCGCGGAAACCCTGGAAAAAATGGGTTACTCCAACGTTAAGAATTACGCGCCCGGATTTTTTGAATGGCGTGACGCGGGCAAGCCGGTCAAATTTACCGACCGCGCGCTGGACTCGATGCTGTTTCGCAAACCCGAACGGGTCGTTGATGGCGTCTGGTCGGCGATCGGCGCGACTTCGCCCGGCAGTTACGCTAACTCGGGACACAACAATAACCTGTCGTTCGTCATTGGTGCATCCGGCGTGCTCGTGTTCAACGCCGGCGATAATTATCTGCTGGCCCGAGCGCTACATGACGAAATCCGTAAAATCACGGCGCTGCCGGTAAAGGCAGTCGTGCTCGAAAACGGCCAGGGGCACGCAATGCTCGGCAGCAGCTACTGGCAGGAGCAGGGGGTGCCGGTCATTGCCCACGTCGATACTGCCCGGGAAATTGAATTACACGGCGTGGAAGTGCTGCAGCGAATGCAACTGCGCAACGGGGAAAAGGCTCGCCATACACGGCTGGCGATGCCGGATCAAACGTTCGATAAAGAACTTGTCGTCGATCTCGGTGGACTCGAGGTCAGGCTATTGTACCTCGGCCCCGCGCATAGCCCGGGAGATGTTGTTGCCTGGATTCCAGCCAAGTTTCTCGTCATTTCCGGCGACATGGCATTTCACCAACGTCTGCTACCGATTTTCGACCATACCGATACTGCAGCATGGATCGAAACTTGGGAAAGATTCGCCGCACTCGGCGCAAAACAAGTCATTCCCGGCCACGGCGAACCAACGGATATGACCGAGGTCACTCGCTTTACCCGGGATTACCTGGTTTATTTGCGTGAAAAGATAGCCGAAGTCATTGACGAAGGTGGAGACCTTCAACAAGCATACAATGTCGATCAGTCCCCCTATGCGCACCTCGACACATTTTACGAGCTCGCCATACCCAATGCCGACCGCGTTTTTCGCGCGATGGAATTCGAATAA